One Actinomycetota bacterium genomic window, AGCGGTTCCTGAGGTGGGCCCGGTAGACGTCGACAAACGCGACGACCTCCGACCAGTCCGGCTTGGTCCTGGTCAGGGCGGTCAGGCTTTCCGACGAGTGCAGGTCCTGCTCGACCCTCAGGCAGAAGTCGGCCACCTCATCGGCAAACGCCCGCTCCTTTAGCCGCTCGCCCCAGTGCGGCCAGCGGGCCGGGTCCTCGGACTCCAGAAGCTCGCGCACCGCTCCCCACTGCTCGGGGGCGGTCAACAGGACCGGGGGCTCCGAGAATCCGAGGACCGGGTAGTAGCGGGTGACCAGGTGGTAGGCAAGGGCGTGCCAGGTGTAGACGGGGACCTCCACCGACGCCTCGTGCGGAAGGAGGCGCACAATCCGCTCCCGGGCCTTCATGGAGTAGCTGCGGTTGCTGCAGAGCAGCAGCATGCGATGCGGGTCCACTCCCCCGGCGGTGGCCAGGTGAAGGTAACGCTCCTCCACCAGGCGGGTCTTGCCCGTTCCCGGACTGCCCAGCACAAGCAGAGGCGTGCCGGTATGAGAAAGCACTTCCTCCCGTGGAGTCACCGAAGACATCCTTTGTTCGACTGGGGGAAGTGGGCTAAGGGTTTTCATCTTAGAACCCAACCTACTCCGCGGGTATGACAGAACTTCCGGCCGGCGCCCGAACAGGCACGAAAATAACGGTTACGGAAGGATCAGGGTCTGCCCCGGGAAGACTTGCGGTGACGAGAGGCGGTTGATCTCCAGCAGGTCGTCGACGTACGCCCGCGGGTCCCCTCCGTCGCCGTACTCTCCGGCGACCGCCCACAAGGTCTCCCCTGATTCGACTACGTGGGTGCGGGGCTCGGAGACACTGGAGACCACCGAAACCATCCGCGGAACCAGCAGCATGGCCACCGTTGCGAGAACGATGAGGAAAAGCGCAATGCGCCCGGGCACCAGCCGAAGCTGGGGAGCAGGAGGCGCAATCGCTCCCGCCGTGGCCGGAACCCGCCAGCCTCCGGCTCCCGAAGGTGCGCACCCGGCCGAGGAAGGCCGGCCGTAAACGGCTGAGGTCGTTGACTTCGAACGTGTGTTCTGCATAATTGGGATGGTAGTGAGAACATGTGTTCGAGTCAAGCACCGATCGAACATATGTTTGTCCCGGGTCAGATGGCCCGCACGGCGGAAGGGACCTGTTGATGGAGAAGACTTTGGACGGAACCGATCTGACCCTCAAACAGAGGGCCATCCTGGACTTCATCGTGGCGACGGTGGAGACCCGCGGCTTTCCGCCTGCGGTGAGAGAGATCTGCGAGGCGGTGGGGCTCAGCTCCCCCAGCACGGTGCACGCCCACCTCGGCAGCCTGGAGGACCGCGGCTACATCCGCCGGGACCCCACCAAGCCCCGGGCAATCGACGTCCGCTGGGGCCGCCACTCTCAGGCAGCGCCGGCGCCTGTCGAGGACCGGTCGGTGACTGACCTGCCGATCTACGGGTCGATCGCCGCCGGGCCCACCTCGCTGGCCGAACAGAACCTCGAAGGGACCCTCCCGTTCCCGAAGGACTTCATCTCCGACACAAACCACTTCGTGCTCACCGTCAAGGGAGAGAGCATGATCGACGCGGGTATTCTGGATGGCGACCTGGTAGTCATCCGAGCACAGTCGGATGCGTCGAACGGCGACATCGTCGCTGCCCAGGTTTTTGGGGAGACAGGCGAAGCTGAGGCAACCATCAAACGGTTCCGGAGAGAGGGAGGCAGGATCCTTCTGGTTCCGGCCAACCCCACCATGGAGCCCATCCCGGCTCCGGCCGACCTCAAGATCCTCGGCAAAGCAGTCGCGCTGGTCCGTCGTATCTGAATCACCCCGTTCGGGGAGATTCCGCTTCCCGGTAGCTCTTTTCGCCCTGCTGTTCCTTCTGGGCGCCTGCTTCAGCCCGACCGCAGTCGTTCCCAAAAAGGATTCGGTCTCGGACCGGCTGGAGGAGTTCCTCGACCAACGCGTCGAGCTCTTGAAGGCCAAGGACATCCAGGGCTTTTTGGAGCCCTCAACCCCCGCCGCCCAGGAGTTCGAACGGCCCATCGCCATCGGCGCCGTGGCGGTCCCGCTGACCGGGCTGGACATGCGCCTGGACCGGGGCGCACTCCAGGAACAGGGAGATTCGCTGACCGGGGTCCGCGTGGACCTGGTCTACCGGTACGAAGGCCTGCCGGACGACAACTCCTTCCGCATCACCCTCAACTACGACTTCGCCGAGGTCGACGGCAAGTGGAGCGTTAGAGCCGCTCGCATGAAGCCCGGCGCCTCGCTGCCGGTCTGGGCCTCCGGTCCGATCCAGACCAAGCAGTCCGAGCACTTCCTGGCGCTGTACCGTCCCGAGCTGACCGACCCCGACCGCATCCTCCGTGAAGCCGAGGAGGCCCGCTCCCAGCTCGACGGCAAGATCACCTTCCCGCTCGAGGACAAGTACGTGATCCTGGTCGCCCGTGACGACGCCGAATACCAGACGATGTCGAGCGCCATGCTCGGCCCGGTGTCGGCGATTGCCCAGGTCGAGACGTCCTACGAAGTGACGCCCAACACCATCCGGGTGCTCAGCCGCCAGATGGTGATCAACGCAAAGAAGCTGCACGAGGACGGCACGGCGCTGGAGACGCTGCGCCACGAGCTCGGCCACCTGGCGGTCGCCCAGTACACCCGGCCCTTCACGCCGGCCTGGGTGAGCGAGTCGGCTGCGATGTACCTGGCCGGCACCCGTCCGGAGTCGATATGGCGCAACGGCCTCAGCCGGAACCGGTTCGACGGCATCAACATCGAGCGGCTGACCAGGGCCTCCAACCTGGGCGAGCACGACTCCAGCCGGGAGGGCGCCTCCCTGGAGTACGCCTACTCGGCCGCCGCCGCCTGGTACCTGGTGGAGACCTTCGGGGCCGAGAGGTACTGGGAGTTCTACCGTTCATACGCCGATGTGCCGGCCAGGGACCTCTACGAACGGCTGCCGGAAAACGCCGGGGCGCCCGGGGGTGAGCAGGCGATCGAGGGGCTGGCCGTCACCACCACCGGCGGGTCGCTGCACCAGCTTTTCGCCCTGGACCAGGGAACCCTCGACCAGGCGATCCGCTCCTGGATGCAGTCCCAGGTCGCTTAATAGCCGGATAACCGGGTAAAACCGGTCAATGCGAGTAGTCCAATCCAAGTCCCGCACGCACGATGCGGACCCCGATCGGGATGAGAGTTTCCGCCGCGTCCTGGCGGAGTCCATCGAGATCACCGAGAACAACGGCGTCCAGTACCTGGTCGGCGGGAGCCTGGCCTCCCTCACCTGGGGCCGCC contains:
- a CDS encoding LysM peptidoglycan-binding domain-containing protein: MQNTRSKSTTSAVYGRPSSAGCAPSGAGGWRVPATAGAIAPPAPQLRLVPGRIALFLIVLATVAMLLVPRMVSVVSSVSEPRTHVVESGETLWAVAGEYGDGGDPRAYVDDLLEINRLSSPQVFPGQTLILP
- the lexA gene encoding transcriptional repressor LexA, which translates into the protein MEKTLDGTDLTLKQRAILDFIVATVETRGFPPAVREICEAVGLSSPSTVHAHLGSLEDRGYIRRDPTKPRAIDVRWGRHSQAAPAPVEDRSVTDLPIYGSIAAGPTSLAEQNLEGTLPFPKDFISDTNHFVLTVKGESMIDAGILDGDLVVIRAQSDASNGDIVAAQVFGETGEAEATIKRFRREGGRILLVPANPTMEPIPAPADLKILGKAVALVRRI